A single window of Sporosarcina sp. FSL W7-1349 DNA harbors:
- a CDS encoding dipeptidase has product MDHINGLDNYFNENRDAHLEQLKEFLRIPSISSLSEHKADMRKAAEWLMDSFKQAGLENLFIDETEGHPVVYGDWLHAEGKPTILVYGHYDVQPVDPLNLWESQPFEPEIRDNKIYARGASDDKGQVFMHVKVVEALMAKNGELPVNVKFIIEGEEEVGSPNLESYIEANKEKLAADVIVISDTGLAGPGQPAVCYGLRGLAGVQIDVRGAKGDLHSGLYGGGIQNPIHALASIVASFHDQEGTITVDGFYDNVRPLTDEERAAYAALDFDEEALKQEVGVTELFGEKGFSHLERTWTRPTLEVNGIFGGFSGEGIKTVLPAEAGTKITCRLVPDQDPEEIVEKLKAHIEKHKPAGVTVTVSEFDKGKPFITPFDHPAIQAAGRSYEKVYRVPTAYTRGGGSIPIVAAFDELLQVPVVLMGFGLDTENFHAPNEHFHLENFDKGLRVIGDYYYEIAGLTGEELKK; this is encoded by the coding sequence GTGGATCATATCAATGGGTTAGACAATTATTTCAATGAAAATCGGGATGCGCATCTGGAGCAGTTGAAGGAATTTCTTCGCATCCCCAGCATCAGCTCACTCTCGGAACATAAAGCGGATATGCGGAAAGCAGCAGAGTGGTTAATGGATTCCTTCAAACAGGCGGGACTTGAAAACCTGTTCATCGATGAAACCGAAGGGCATCCCGTCGTGTACGGCGACTGGCTGCATGCGGAAGGAAAACCGACCATTCTTGTATATGGACATTATGATGTACAGCCGGTCGATCCGTTGAATTTATGGGAGAGCCAACCATTTGAGCCCGAAATCCGGGACAATAAAATTTATGCACGCGGCGCCAGTGATGATAAAGGGCAGGTGTTCATGCATGTAAAAGTCGTCGAGGCATTAATGGCGAAGAATGGTGAATTACCTGTTAATGTGAAGTTCATCATCGAAGGCGAAGAGGAAGTGGGCAGTCCCAACCTGGAATCGTATATCGAGGCGAACAAGGAAAAACTAGCAGCTGACGTCATCGTTATTTCGGATACTGGCTTGGCAGGACCGGGACAGCCGGCCGTCTGTTATGGATTGCGCGGGTTGGCCGGTGTGCAGATCGATGTCCGGGGTGCCAAAGGCGATCTTCATTCCGGATTGTATGGAGGGGGCATCCAAAACCCGATCCATGCGTTGGCATCCATCGTCGCTTCGTTCCATGACCAGGAAGGCACGATTACGGTGGATGGATTTTATGACAATGTCCGGCCGCTGACGGACGAAGAACGGGCGGCGTATGCGGCGTTGGATTTCGATGAAGAGGCGTTGAAACAAGAAGTCGGCGTCACCGAGTTATTCGGGGAAAAAGGGTTTAGCCATTTGGAACGGACGTGGACGCGGCCGACCCTCGAAGTGAATGGCATCTTCGGCGGCTTTTCCGGAGAAGGCATTAAAACCGTATTGCCCGCAGAAGCTGGGACAAAAATCACATGCCGCCTCGTGCCGGACCAAGACCCGGAAGAAATTGTCGAGAAGTTGAAAGCCCATATCGAAAAACATAAACCGGCGGGCGTCACGGTGACAGTCAGCGAATTCGACAAAGGAAAACCGTTCATCACGCCGTTCGACCACCCCGCTATCCAAGCGGCCGGCCGTTCATATGAAAAGGTATACCGCGTGCCGACCGCCTACACACGCGGAGGCGGCTCGATTCCGATCGTCGCCGCATTTGATGAACTCTTGCAAGTTCCTGTCGTTCTCATGGGATTCGGACTGGATACGGAAAACTTCCATGCGCCAAACGAACACTTCCATTTAGAGAACTTCGACAAAGGATTGCGCGTCATCGGAGATTATTACTATGAAATCGCAGGATTAACGGGCGAGGAATTGAAGAAATAA
- a CDS encoding nitroreductase family protein: MNQQTLSVREAIRTRRSIKNFNGQPVDQEDIEAILEDAVWAPNHGNRNPWRFVVASGKQYTGFLEVLREYGVPNWKELTPEDLEKQMKKFTGAGAVAMVIVPEDARQKERLEDFAAASTCIQNIQLLAWDRGIGTCWKTPVFLDHPKLREALGVQSGERIISMLQFGYYDEIPKARPRKPLEEIVTYYGNASEEE, encoded by the coding sequence ATGAATCAACAAACATTGTCTGTTAGAGAAGCCATTCGGACAAGACGTTCAATTAAAAACTTCAACGGACAGCCGGTGGATCAAGAAGATATTGAAGCGATTCTAGAGGATGCAGTTTGGGCACCCAATCACGGAAACCGTAATCCATGGCGCTTTGTCGTAGCATCCGGAAAACAATACACGGGTTTTTTGGAAGTGTTGCGTGAATACGGCGTCCCGAACTGGAAAGAGCTAACTCCCGAAGACTTGGAAAAGCAGATGAAAAAATTCACTGGCGCCGGCGCGGTAGCCATGGTCATCGTACCGGAGGATGCCCGGCAGAAAGAGCGCCTCGAAGATTTTGCAGCCGCCAGCACCTGTATCCAGAACATCCAGCTGTTAGCGTGGGATCGAGGAATCGGGACATGCTGGAAAACACCGGTCTTCCTGGATCATCCGAAATTACGGGAAGCCTTGGGCGTCCAGTCGGGCGAGCGGATCATCAGCATGCTGCAATTCGGCTACTATGATGAAATTCCGAAAGCCCGTCCACGTAAACCGCTCGAGGAAATCGTCACATACTATGGAAATGCTAGCGAAGAAGAATAA
- a CDS encoding DegV family protein, translated as MKKKPLAWIVDSTAYVPEYLRQHPDFFTVPLTIHFGEKQYIDGVDLTPEQLYVQIKDTEEFPKTSQPSAGEFAERFRKIAEGYEQAIAVHVSSKLSGTLASSTAGAELAGFPITFIDSLSLSYGITGLIEKGMELHENGATIPEIKSRLEKMAGTLQNFILIGQLEQLYKGGRMSGVQFFLGSLLKVKPIVQISSKGELEAIDKVRSEKKALQYLVDRVVESHTPRRKKIHLMQGNVMEQAIQLKQMIAEQVPGIEVEIGDISSTLAVHAGEGTLAVLWFD; from the coding sequence ATGAAAAAGAAACCGCTTGCCTGGATAGTGGACAGCACTGCCTATGTTCCTGAGTATCTTCGGCAACATCCTGATTTCTTTACAGTTCCGTTGACAATACATTTCGGGGAAAAGCAATACATCGATGGAGTCGACTTGACGCCCGAACAGCTGTACGTGCAAATCAAGGATACAGAAGAGTTTCCGAAAACTTCCCAACCGTCTGCCGGGGAATTTGCGGAGCGCTTTCGGAAGATTGCCGAAGGATATGAGCAGGCAATTGCGGTGCATGTCTCCAGCAAACTAAGCGGGACGCTTGCCTCTTCGACGGCAGGGGCGGAGTTGGCGGGATTTCCAATCACCTTCATCGATTCCCTATCCCTGTCGTATGGCATTACGGGGTTGATTGAAAAAGGGATGGAACTACATGAAAATGGAGCTACGATTCCGGAAATCAAAAGCCGACTCGAGAAAATGGCAGGGACTCTCCAAAACTTCATCCTGATCGGCCAGCTCGAACAACTTTACAAAGGCGGCCGGATGAGCGGCGTCCAGTTTTTCCTCGGCAGTTTGCTGAAGGTGAAACCGATTGTCCAGATTTCCAGCAAAGGGGAATTGGAAGCAATCGACAAAGTTCGTTCCGAGAAAAAAGCCCTTCAATATTTGGTCGATCGCGTGGTGGAAAGCCATACCCCCCGCCGAAAGAAAATCCATCTGATGCAAGGGAATGTGATGGAGCAGGCCATCCAACTTAAACAAATGATTGCCGAGCAAGTACCCGGAATTGAAGTGGAAATCGGTGACATCAGCTCGACGCTCGCCGTCCATGCCGGGGAAGGCACGTTGGCTGTCTTGTGGTTTGAT